The proteins below are encoded in one region of Amycolatopsis magusensis:
- a CDS encoding AfsR/SARP family transcriptional regulator: MEIDLLGSLSLTHGGRRYGVGSRKVRTVLALLALSPGKALSLEQLSDELWGETSIANSRNALQANIARLRKLLESVTGQPGEELVRTVSGGYLLDVPPDSVDTSRFLTLSRRGAGLVETVPQEAIELLRESLLLWRGGALLDVLDGSRCRSAAAHLDERRLTVQEDLIAARLAVGDERGVVHELRQLAAENPGRERLSEYLMLALYRTGRQSEAVSVFHRTRGWLGTELGLEPGRTMRQLYQAILVQDRVLD, translated from the coding sequence ATGGAAATCGATCTGCTCGGCTCGCTGTCATTGACCCACGGCGGGCGAAGATACGGGGTCGGCTCTCGCAAGGTCCGCACCGTGCTGGCCCTGCTGGCGCTTTCCCCGGGAAAAGCACTGTCCCTGGAGCAGCTGTCCGACGAGCTCTGGGGTGAGACCTCCATCGCCAACTCGCGCAACGCGTTGCAGGCCAACATCGCCCGCCTGCGCAAACTGCTCGAATCGGTCACCGGGCAGCCCGGCGAGGAACTGGTCCGCACGGTCAGCGGCGGGTACCTGCTGGACGTGCCGCCGGATTCGGTGGACACCAGCCGCTTCCTGACCCTGTCCCGGCGTGGCGCCGGGCTGGTGGAGACCGTGCCGCAGGAAGCGATCGAGCTGCTCCGCGAATCCCTGCTGCTGTGGCGGGGTGGCGCGCTGCTCGACGTGCTCGACGGCAGCCGGTGCCGCTCGGCCGCCGCGCACCTCGACGAACGACGGCTCACCGTGCAGGAGGACCTGATCGCCGCGCGGCTGGCGGTCGGCGACGAACGCGGCGTGGTGCACGAACTCCGGCAACTGGCCGCCGAGAACCCCGGCCGGGAGCGGCTCAGCGAGTACCTGATGCTCGCGCTGTACCGCACCGGCAGGCAGAGCGAGGCGGTGTCGGTGTTCCACCGCACCCGCGGCTGGCTCGGCACCGAACTCGGCCTGGAACCCGGCCGCACCATGCGGCAGCTCTACCAGGCGATCCTGGTGCAGGACCGGGTGCTCGATTAG
- the fabG gene encoding 3-oxoacyl-ACP reductase FabG, whose translation MTAPKVALVSGGSRGIGRAVVLRLAQDGFDVAFCYRGDENAAETLTKEVRELGGLAVGTKVDVTDHEATAAWIDRTAGELGPPEAVVTSAGITKDGSLALMPEPDWSQVLRTNLDGVYHVCRPAVFRMIKQRAGSVVTLSSVSGVHGNPTQTNYSASKSGVIGFTKALAKEVGRFGVRVNAVAPGLIDTDMIGQMGEQARDKLLRTIPLRRFGQADEVAELVSYLVSGRAAYITGSVFEINGGLVV comes from the coding sequence GTGACCGCGCCGAAGGTCGCACTGGTCAGCGGCGGGTCCCGGGGCATCGGCCGGGCCGTGGTGCTGCGCCTCGCGCAGGACGGGTTCGACGTGGCGTTCTGCTACCGCGGCGACGAGAACGCGGCCGAGACGCTGACCAAGGAGGTCCGCGAACTCGGCGGCCTCGCGGTCGGCACCAAGGTGGACGTCACCGACCACGAGGCCACCGCCGCCTGGATCGACCGCACCGCGGGCGAACTCGGCCCGCCGGAAGCGGTGGTCACCTCGGCGGGCATCACCAAGGACGGCTCGCTGGCGCTGATGCCGGAACCGGACTGGTCGCAGGTGCTGCGGACCAATCTGGACGGTGTCTACCACGTCTGCCGCCCGGCGGTGTTCCGGATGATCAAGCAGCGGGCGGGCAGCGTGGTCACCCTGTCCTCGGTGTCGGGTGTGCACGGCAATCCCACGCAGACCAACTACTCGGCGTCCAAGAGCGGCGTCATCGGGTTCACCAAGGCGCTGGCGAAGGAGGTCGGCCGGTTCGGCGTGCGGGTCAACGCCGTGGCACCCGGGCTGATCGACACCGACATGATCGGCCAGATGGGCGAGCAGGCCAGGGACAAGCTGCTGCGGACCATCCCGCTGCGCCGGTTCGGCCAGGCCGACGAGGTCGCCGAACTGGTGTCCTACCTGGTTTCCGGGCGGGCCGCCTACATCACCGGAAGCGTGTTCGAGATCAACGGCGGCCTGGTCGTCTGA
- a CDS encoding ATP-grasp domain-containing protein yields MDTGNPAFIPRLKTAVLGSAEPPLVFLGNFEVEEHWAADEQGLPRVSAAGGTAVVNSMDEFALLLGGKGDHVVLKDAPDPAYHAYLADLGLDLPEVHVPAVSDPGRNVTEDALADPALVRELAELASGGAHLLAHGVSTLEEELAAQTGIPLAAPPAALCKAVNSKVYSRRLADELGIRQPGGWACDTLDQLAEAVTAAGKVLADGSQVVVKEAFGVSGKGISVVNGEKRLDRLRRMIDTTARRAGRERIAFVIEEWVEKKADLNYQFTVGRDGTTRFDFVKEAITEGGVHKGHRFPARLDEAQVRILEETAALLGARLAEDGYYGVVGVDALVEPDGGLFPVLEINARNNMSTYQVVLQERFVDRGQFAMARHYPVRLTSALPFDRLRDALGELLFDGAGSGLLVNNFATVNAGAGTEPFAGRLYGLLIATTEAELAELDTRISAGLATLLAP; encoded by the coding sequence ATGGACACTGGAAACCCCGCCTTCATCCCCCGGCTCAAGACCGCCGTGCTCGGCTCCGCCGAACCGCCGCTGGTGTTCCTCGGCAACTTCGAGGTCGAGGAGCACTGGGCGGCCGACGAGCAGGGCCTGCCGCGGGTGTCCGCCGCCGGCGGCACCGCGGTGGTCAACAGCATGGACGAGTTCGCGCTGCTGCTCGGCGGCAAGGGCGATCACGTGGTGCTCAAGGACGCCCCGGACCCGGCGTACCACGCCTACCTCGCCGATCTCGGGCTCGACCTGCCGGAGGTTCACGTCCCGGCGGTGTCCGACCCGGGGCGCAACGTCACCGAGGACGCGCTCGCCGATCCGGCACTGGTGCGGGAACTGGCCGAGCTGGCCTCCGGCGGCGCGCACCTGCTCGCCCACGGTGTGTCCACTTTGGAGGAAGAGCTGGCCGCGCAGACCGGCATCCCGCTCGCCGCGCCCCCGGCCGCGTTGTGCAAGGCGGTCAACAGCAAGGTCTACAGTCGTCGCCTCGCCGACGAGCTGGGGATCCGGCAGCCGGGCGGCTGGGCGTGCGACACGCTCGACCAGCTCGCCGAAGCGGTGACCGCGGCCGGGAAGGTGCTCGCCGACGGCTCGCAGGTGGTGGTGAAGGAGGCGTTCGGCGTCTCCGGCAAGGGCATCTCCGTGGTCAACGGGGAGAAGCGGCTGGACAGGCTGCGCCGGATGATCGACACCACCGCGCGGCGGGCCGGGCGGGAGCGGATCGCGTTCGTCATCGAGGAGTGGGTGGAGAAGAAGGCCGACCTGAACTACCAGTTCACCGTCGGGCGGGACGGGACCACCCGGTTCGACTTCGTCAAGGAGGCGATCACCGAGGGCGGCGTCCACAAGGGACACCGTTTCCCGGCGCGGCTCGACGAGGCGCAGGTGCGGATACTGGAGGAGACCGCCGCGCTGCTCGGCGCCCGGCTGGCCGAGGACGGTTACTACGGCGTGGTCGGGGTCGACGCGCTGGTGGAACCGGACGGCGGGCTGTTCCCGGTGCTGGAGATCAACGCGCGCAACAACATGTCGACGTATCAGGTGGTGCTGCAGGAGCGGTTCGTCGACCGGGGCCAGTTCGCCATGGCCCGCCACTATCCGGTGCGGCTGACCTCGGCGCTGCCCTTCGACCGCCTCCGCGATGCCCTGGGCGAGCTGCTGTTCGACGGCGCGGGCAGTGGCCTGCTGGTGAACAACTTCGCCACGGTGAACGCCGGGGCGGGCACGGAACCCTTCGCCGGTCGCCTCTACGGGCTGCTGATCGCCACCACGGAAGCGGAACTGGCCGAGCTGGACACCCGGATCAGCGCCGGTCTCGCCACCCTGCTCGCCCCCTGA
- a CDS encoding beta-ketoacyl-[acyl-carrier-protein] synthase family protein has protein sequence MPSQPADPGRRVVITGLGVVSSIGTGVAEFSAALRAGRSNVRPISVFDTTGFEHVNGCEVTDFEPERWIRQIDFEELGRASRFSTAAARLALTDSGLSQEALAEARCLISVGSTDGESHELDQLVSMELHGGPESMSPRLARRISAGRLATSIARELELSNVETSTIVTACSAGNYAIGNSFDAIRFGDADYALCGGADAVCRKTFTSFYRLRSIAPDCCRPFDRNRMGILTGEGAGILLLESLESATARGARIYAEVLGYGLSCDAHHPVAPHQGGIARCMELALANAGVKPGEVDLISAHGTGTKANDLTETAAIRDTFGERPPRVVSMKSMLGHTMGAASALAAIGCSVAITDRFIPPTINHVETDPECAIDCVPNTSVEADLRIVQNNGWAFGGNNSVVLFGRYDGQAVGV, from the coding sequence ATGCCTTCGCAGCCAGCCGATCCCGGCCGCCGGGTGGTGATCACCGGACTCGGGGTGGTCTCCAGCATCGGCACCGGGGTCGCCGAGTTCAGCGCCGCACTGCGGGCCGGGCGCAGCAACGTCCGGCCGATCAGCGTGTTCGACACCACCGGGTTCGAGCACGTGAACGGGTGCGAGGTCACCGATTTCGAGCCGGAGCGGTGGATCCGGCAGATCGACTTCGAGGAGCTCGGGCGGGCCAGCCGGTTCTCCACCGCCGCGGCGAGGCTCGCGCTCACGGACTCCGGGCTGTCGCAGGAGGCGCTGGCCGAGGCCCGCTGCCTGATCTCGGTGGGCAGCACCGACGGCGAGTCCCACGAACTCGACCAGCTGGTGTCGATGGAACTTCACGGCGGCCCGGAGTCGATGAGCCCCCGGCTGGCCCGGCGGATCTCCGCCGGCCGGCTGGCCACCTCGATCGCCCGCGAGCTCGAGCTGTCCAATGTGGAGACTTCGACCATCGTCACCGCCTGCTCGGCGGGAAACTACGCGATCGGCAACTCCTTCGACGCGATCCGCTTCGGGGACGCCGACTACGCGCTCTGCGGGGGCGCGGACGCGGTGTGCCGCAAGACCTTCACCTCCTTCTACCGGCTGCGCAGCATCGCGCCGGACTGCTGCCGCCCCTTCGACCGCAACCGGATGGGCATCCTCACCGGTGAGGGCGCCGGGATCCTGCTGCTGGAAAGCCTGGAGTCCGCGACGGCCCGCGGTGCGCGGATCTACGCCGAGGTGCTCGGGTACGGGCTTTCCTGCGACGCGCACCACCCGGTCGCCCCGCACCAGGGCGGCATCGCCCGGTGCATGGAACTGGCGCTGGCCAACGCCGGGGTGAAACCCGGCGAGGTGGACCTGATCTCCGCGCACGGCACCGGGACCAAGGCCAACGACCTGACCGAGACCGCCGCGATCCGCGACACCTTCGGCGAGCGCCCGCCCCGCGTGGTGTCGATGAAGTCCATGCTCGGGCACACGATGGGCGCGGCGAGCGCGCTGGCCGCGATCGGCTGCTCGGTGGCGATCACCGACCGGTTCATCCCGCCCACCATCAACCACGTGGAAACCGATCCGGAGTGCGCGATCGACTGCGTGCCCAACACCTCGGTGGAAGCCGACCTGCGGATCGTGCAGAACAACGGCTGGGCCTTCGGGGGCAACAACTCCGTGGTGCTCTTCGGCCGCTACGACGGACAGGCGGTAGGGGTATGA
- a CDS encoding class I SAM-dependent methyltransferase, giving the protein MFDYDAELRRYQRRLSAALDIGAEDRVLDIGCGGGQTTRAAAGLASAGSALGVDTSPAMVAHARRLAAAERLGNVRFEQADAQVHPFPAGGFTLGMSRFGTMFFTDPVRAFTNIGRALRPGARLVQLVWQAGDRQEWVAEVHRALGSEPPANDAGAFSLGDPAEVEAVLTAAGFTDVRLTGLDEPVFYGADPEAAVEAVLMLRMAADPLRHLDPAEAARVRDRLRSTMAAHLRADGVWFDSRAWLVTARRTADS; this is encoded by the coding sequence GTGTTCGACTACGACGCCGAACTGCGGCGGTACCAGCGGCGGCTGAGCGCGGCGCTGGACATCGGGGCCGAGGACAGGGTGCTCGACATCGGCTGTGGTGGCGGGCAGACCACCCGGGCGGCCGCCGGGCTGGCGAGCGCGGGCAGCGCGCTCGGCGTCGACACCTCACCGGCGATGGTGGCGCACGCGCGCCGGCTCGCCGCGGCGGAGCGGCTCGGCAACGTGCGCTTCGAGCAGGCGGACGCGCAGGTCCACCCGTTCCCCGCGGGTGGGTTCACCCTCGGGATGAGCCGGTTCGGCACGATGTTCTTCACCGATCCGGTCCGGGCGTTCACCAACATCGGGCGCGCGCTGCGGCCGGGGGCGCGGCTGGTCCAGCTGGTCTGGCAGGCCGGTGACCGGCAGGAATGGGTGGCCGAGGTCCACCGGGCACTCGGCAGCGAGCCCCCGGCGAACGACGCGGGCGCCTTCTCGCTGGGTGATCCGGCCGAGGTGGAGGCCGTGCTGACCGCGGCCGGGTTCACCGACGTGCGCCTCACCGGCCTCGACGAGCCCGTTTTCTACGGCGCGGACCCCGAGGCCGCCGTCGAAGCCGTGCTTATGCTGCGCATGGCGGCTGATCCGCTGCGCCACCTCGACCCCGCCGAGGCCGCACGCGTCCGCGACCGGCTGCGCTCCACCATGGCCGCTCATCTGCGGGCCGACGGCGTCTGGTTCGACTCGCGGGCCTGGCTGGTCACGGCCCGGCGAACGGCCGATTCCTGA
- a CDS encoding acyl carrier protein, giving the protein MTTAVSARMDQIRAIVCEHLELEPDQLTETSLFVEEHEADSLALMDVLAALERTFGVSIDQAQFSRMTDLRNVYGVVAESARW; this is encoded by the coding sequence ATGACGACGGCAGTCTCCGCACGTATGGACCAGATCCGGGCGATCGTCTGCGAGCACCTGGAGCTCGAACCCGACCAGCTGACCGAGACCAGCCTGTTCGTCGAGGAGCACGAGGCGGACTCGCTGGCGCTGATGGACGTGCTCGCCGCGCTGGAGCGCACCTTCGGCGTCAGCATCGACCAGGCGCAGTTCTCGCGGATGACCGACCTGCGGAACGTGTACGGGGTCGTCGCCGAATCCGCGCGCTGGTAG
- a CDS encoding NAD(P)-dependent alcohol dehydrogenase: MRAALYDRYGGPGVLYEGTVPAPVPRAGEVLVRVHATSVNGGEPTVRAGKLRAVAGRGFPKRTGVDFAGEVAALGNGVSRFTIGDRVWGVLGRTFGTAAEYVAVSADRPALAPAGLDLVRAAALPAAGTTALTALRDKARLGSGERLLVRGGAGGVGSIAVQLGRAYGAHVTALAGAKHLDFVRELGADEALDYSTTAPEDLGRFDVVLDTVGTRFADFRRLLSPTGRMVAITFDSARLLRSVGALLAAAVFDRRVHAFSGNPRHDLLADLTRLTEAGDIEPVVDRTYPLAEIAEAHRAFEAGGIRGKLVVTVA, translated from the coding sequence ATGCGCGCAGCGTTGTACGACCGGTACGGCGGTCCCGGAGTGCTCTACGAAGGAACTGTGCCCGCCCCCGTTCCCCGGGCGGGTGAAGTGCTGGTCCGCGTCCACGCCACCAGTGTGAACGGTGGCGAACCCACCGTCCGGGCGGGAAAACTGCGAGCGGTGGCCGGCCGGGGATTCCCGAAGCGGACCGGGGTCGACTTCGCCGGTGAGGTGGCCGCGCTGGGGAACGGTGTTTCGCGATTCACGATCGGGGACCGGGTGTGGGGTGTCCTGGGCCGGACTTTCGGCACCGCGGCCGAATACGTGGCCGTGTCGGCCGACCGCCCGGCCCTCGCCCCCGCCGGACTGGACCTGGTGCGAGCGGCCGCGCTTCCCGCCGCCGGTACGACCGCGCTCACGGCACTGCGTGACAAAGCCCGGCTCGGCAGCGGTGAACGGCTGCTGGTCCGGGGCGGCGCGGGTGGGGTCGGCAGTATCGCGGTGCAGCTGGGCCGTGCCTACGGCGCCCACGTCACGGCACTGGCCGGGGCGAAGCACCTGGATTTCGTGCGCGAACTCGGCGCGGACGAGGCACTGGATTACTCCACCACCGCCCCGGAGGACCTCGGCCGGTTCGACGTCGTCCTGGACACCGTGGGCACGCGGTTCGCCGACTTCCGGCGGCTGCTCTCACCCACGGGCCGGATGGTGGCGATCACCTTCGACAGCGCCCGCCTCCTGCGTTCGGTGGGTGCCCTGCTGGCCGCCGCCGTCTTCGACCGCCGCGTGCACGCCTTCAGCGGCAACCCCCGCCACGACCTGCTCGCGGACCTGACGCGGCTGACCGAGGCGGGGGACATCGAACCGGTGGTGGACCGGACCTACCCGCTGGCCGAGATCGCCGAAGCGCACCGGGCCTTCGAAGCGGGCGGTATCCGGGGGAAGCTGGTGGTCACCGTGGCCTGA
- the sbnB gene encoding 2,3-diaminopropionate biosynthesis protein SbnB, which produces MNEIDSVPEFAVVSGAQVHQVLAGQEKSLVELVESAYRLHGAGHTVNPPSYFLRFPDRPSSRIIALPASLGGERGVDGIKWISSFPENVAAGLPRASAVLVLNDQATGYPLACMESSIISATRTAASAALAADWLSRDRGRPRRIGFVGTGLIARYVHTFLAGTGWEFEDAGVFDLSTAHAAGFRDYLSASGQSGSTTYETAEDLIRASDLVVFATVAGEPHVHDVSAFDHAPLVLHVSLRDLAPEVILASVNVVDDVEHCLKANTSVHLAEQATGGREFLSGTLHDVMTGAFTPPAGRPLVFSPFGLGVLDLAVGRHVLDQLRAAGELHTVADFFFELDRYGKR; this is translated from the coding sequence ATGAACGAGATCGACTCGGTGCCGGAGTTCGCGGTGGTGTCGGGGGCCCAGGTGCACCAGGTGCTCGCGGGTCAGGAGAAGTCGCTGGTGGAGCTGGTCGAATCGGCGTACCGGCTGCACGGGGCGGGGCACACGGTGAATCCGCCGTCGTACTTCCTGCGGTTCCCGGATCGGCCGTCGTCGCGGATCATCGCGTTGCCCGCGTCGCTCGGTGGTGAGCGGGGGGTGGACGGCATCAAGTGGATCTCCAGCTTCCCGGAGAACGTGGCCGCCGGGCTCCCCCGCGCCTCGGCGGTGCTGGTGCTCAACGATCAGGCGACCGGTTATCCGCTGGCGTGCATGGAAAGTTCCATCATCAGCGCCACCCGCACGGCGGCTTCGGCGGCGCTCGCCGCGGACTGGCTCAGCCGGGACCGGGGCCGTCCGCGGCGCATCGGGTTCGTCGGCACCGGCCTGATCGCCCGCTACGTGCACACGTTCCTCGCGGGCACCGGCTGGGAGTTCGAGGACGCGGGCGTGTTCGACCTCAGTACCGCGCACGCGGCCGGTTTCCGGGACTACCTGAGCGCTTCGGGCCAGTCCGGAAGCACCACGTACGAGACCGCCGAGGACCTGATCCGCGCGAGCGATCTGGTCGTCTTCGCCACCGTCGCCGGGGAACCGCACGTCCACGACGTGAGCGCCTTCGACCACGCGCCGCTGGTGCTGCACGTTTCGCTGCGGGACCTGGCCCCGGAGGTCATCCTCGCCTCGGTCAACGTGGTCGACGACGTCGAGCACTGCCTCAAGGCGAACACCTCGGTGCACCTGGCCGAGCAGGCCACCGGCGGCCGGGAGTTCCTCTCCGGCACCCTGCACGACGTGATGACCGGCGCGTTCACCCCGCCCGCCGGGCGCCCGCTGGTGTTCTCGCCGTTCGGGCTCGGCGTGCTCGACCTCGCGGTGGGCAGGCACGTGCTGGACCAGCTCCGGGCGGCCGGTGAACTGCACACCGTGGCCGACTTCTTCTTCGAACTAGACCGGTACGGCAAGCGGTGA
- a CDS encoding beta-ketoacyl synthase N-terminal-like domain-containing protein: MSTTTAPVISAWTAISPFGPDRVCFAEGVRSRRVATAPPDPDRWSRVPEAMAGTVPGFEPREYLGNKGTRAMNRVSGLTVVAAKNLLADLEVPPGAARDDIGFVLGTTTGSAQSMMNLTRASLTGDKPDHVEPAAVPGCVMNCAAGQAAIWHGLKGPNATIAAGRTTGLQALDYSRRLLRAGRAARVLCGAAEEYSPARSWVEHHRRGGPAARAMGEGCAMFLVEPADQVPAGRTVLATLAGSDSRVCLDGYLPGAITAAVRSMLTRAGVGAHRVWAATGGDFLDTNGNAVESAVLRELFGDEVVDRVPDSGLIGDTSSATALFQLAAVLSVAEGAGRGDRDHAVVTAVDDDGSVACALFELGGSR; encoded by the coding sequence ATGAGCACGACGACGGCGCCGGTGATCTCGGCGTGGACGGCGATCTCGCCGTTCGGCCCCGACCGGGTCTGTTTCGCCGAAGGGGTGCGGTCCCGGCGGGTGGCCACGGCCCCGCCGGACCCGGACCGCTGGTCGCGGGTCCCCGAAGCGATGGCGGGCACGGTGCCCGGGTTCGAGCCGCGCGAGTACCTCGGCAACAAGGGCACCAGGGCGATGAACCGGGTCAGCGGGCTGACCGTGGTCGCGGCGAAGAACCTGCTGGCCGACCTCGAAGTCCCGCCGGGCGCCGCCCGTGACGACATCGGTTTCGTACTCGGCACCACCACCGGCAGCGCCCAGAGCATGATGAACCTGACCAGGGCGTCGCTGACCGGCGACAAGCCCGATCACGTCGAGCCCGCCGCGGTTCCCGGCTGCGTGATGAACTGCGCCGCCGGGCAGGCCGCGATCTGGCACGGGCTGAAGGGCCCCAACGCCACCATCGCGGCCGGGCGCACCACCGGGCTGCAGGCGCTGGACTACTCCCGGCGGCTGCTGCGCGCCGGCCGGGCCGCCCGCGTGCTCTGCGGCGCCGCCGAGGAGTACTCCCCCGCCCGCTCCTGGGTGGAACACCACCGGCGCGGCGGCCCGGCGGCGCGCGCCATGGGTGAGGGCTGCGCGATGTTCCTGGTGGAGCCGGCCGACCAGGTCCCGGCCGGGCGCACCGTGCTGGCCACCCTGGCCGGTTCCGACTCGCGCGTCTGCCTTGACGGGTACCTGCCCGGCGCGATCACCGCGGCGGTGCGGTCGATGCTCACGCGCGCCGGCGTCGGCGCCCACCGGGTGTGGGCGGCGACCGGCGGCGACTTCCTCGACACGAACGGCAACGCGGTCGAGTCGGCGGTGCTGCGCGAGTTGTTCGGTGACGAGGTGGTGGATCGCGTGCCGGACAGCGGGTTGATCGGCGACACCTCGTCGGCGACGGCGTTGTTCCAGCTCGCCGCCGTCCTCAGCGTCGCGGAGGGCGCCGGACGTGGCGACCGCGACCACGCCGTGGTGACCGCCGTCGACGACGACGGTTCGGTGGCGTGCGCGTTGTTCGAGCTCGGAGGGTCACGGTGA
- a CDS encoding TetR/AcrR family transcriptional regulator has product MRADSSHKAPAAPPLRADARHNRTRILAAAREVFADRGLDAPMAAIARRAGVGVATLYRRFPTREALITEVFTDQLVGCVSVVDEALADPDPWRGFRTAVETVCRMQIADRGFTGAFLTAFPGAVDFERVRGDAERGLGELIRRAQATGKLRPEFTTTDLVLLVMANSGVAAELAGQPTAVVAAASGRLVASMLAAWQTAPLDPLPPAPPLTLHHI; this is encoded by the coding sequence ATGCGTGCCGATTCCTCTCACAAAGCACCCGCCGCGCCCCCGTTGCGCGCGGACGCGCGGCACAACCGCACCCGCATCCTGGCCGCGGCTCGGGAGGTCTTCGCCGATCGCGGGCTGGACGCGCCGATGGCCGCGATCGCCCGCCGGGCCGGGGTCGGCGTGGCCACCCTGTACCGCCGGTTCCCCACCAGGGAGGCGCTGATCACCGAGGTGTTCACCGACCAGCTGGTCGGCTGTGTGTCCGTTGTGGACGAAGCGCTGGCGGACCCGGATCCGTGGCGCGGGTTCCGCACCGCGGTGGAGACGGTGTGCCGCATGCAGATCGCCGACCGCGGGTTCACCGGCGCGTTCCTGACCGCCTTCCCCGGCGCGGTGGACTTCGAGCGGGTCCGCGGGGACGCCGAACGGGGGCTGGGCGAGCTGATCCGCCGCGCGCAGGCGACCGGGAAGCTGCGTCCCGAGTTCACCACCACCGATCTCGTGCTGCTGGTCATGGCCAACAGCGGGGTGGCAGCCGAGCTGGCGGGCCAGCCCACCGCCGTGGTCGCCGCGGCCTCCGGGCGGCTGGTGGCCTCGATGCTCGCCGCCTGGCAGACCGCGCCGCTCGATCCCCTGCCCCCGGCACCCCCGTTGACCCTCCACCACATCTAG
- a CDS encoding acyl-CoA carboxylase subunit beta, with translation MSQDVTDLAPELPPLDSRDATGRVLALTDPGSFVELGSRARHHATGFGMAAKRPPGDGVVTGLGRIDGRDIALFAQDPTVIGGSLGETHARKITRVLDHADRSRVPVVGLLDSGGARIQEGVGALDGYGEIFARNVALSGKVPQISVVLGTCAGGAVYSPALTDVVIMRRGARMFLTGPRVVHAVTHEDVGPEELGGVDVHTRRSGVVHLECADAAEGFALARRVLGYLPASCWEPAPVALSREPEPMPEVPSNPRLTFDVRGVARAIVDGGSFLELQPDFARNVVIGFARLDGMAIGVIANQPRSRAGTLDISSAEKAARFVRMCDAFGLPMLTLVDTPGFLPGTAQESAGVIRKGAKLLHAYANATVPRVTVVLRKAFGGAYIVMNSRSLGADAVFAWPTAELAVMGPEGAVDVIHRRELAADPASRDELIERYRSTVMSAEVAAGRLSVDEVITPERTRQVVSTVLRARARGMQHRYRHDNLPQ, from the coding sequence ATGAGTCAGGACGTCACGGACCTCGCCCCGGAGCTGCCGCCGCTGGATTCCCGCGACGCCACCGGGCGGGTGCTCGCGCTCACCGACCCCGGCTCGTTCGTCGAACTGGGCAGCCGGGCCCGGCACCACGCCACCGGCTTCGGCATGGCCGCCAAGCGCCCGCCGGGCGACGGGGTGGTCACCGGGCTCGGCCGGATCGACGGCCGCGACATCGCGTTGTTCGCCCAGGACCCCACGGTGATCGGCGGCTCGCTCGGCGAGACGCACGCCCGCAAGATCACCAGGGTGCTCGACCACGCCGACCGTTCACGGGTGCCGGTGGTCGGCCTGCTCGACTCCGGTGGCGCCCGCATCCAGGAAGGTGTCGGCGCGCTCGACGGCTACGGCGAGATCTTCGCGCGCAATGTCGCGTTGTCCGGGAAGGTGCCGCAGATCAGCGTGGTGCTGGGGACCTGCGCCGGTGGCGCGGTGTACTCCCCGGCGCTGACCGACGTGGTGATCATGCGCCGGGGCGCGCGGATGTTCCTCACCGGACCGCGGGTGGTGCACGCGGTGACGCACGAGGACGTCGGCCCGGAGGAACTCGGCGGGGTCGACGTGCACACCCGGCGGTCCGGCGTGGTGCACCTGGAGTGCGCGGACGCGGCGGAGGGGTTCGCGCTGGCCCGCCGCGTGCTCGGCTACCTGCCCGCCTCCTGCTGGGAGCCGGCGCCGGTGGCGCTGTCCCGCGAGCCCGAGCCGATGCCCGAGGTGCCGTCGAACCCGCGGCTGACCTTCGACGTGCGAGGGGTCGCCAGGGCGATCGTGGACGGCGGCAGCTTCCTCGAACTCCAGCCGGACTTCGCCCGCAACGTGGTGATCGGCTTCGCCAGGCTGGACGGTATGGCGATCGGCGTGATCGCCAACCAGCCCCGGTCACGCGCCGGGACGCTGGACATCTCCTCGGCCGAGAAGGCCGCCCGGTTCGTCCGCATGTGCGACGCCTTCGGCCTGCCGATGCTGACCCTGGTGGACACCCCCGGATTCCTGCCGGGAACCGCGCAGGAATCGGCGGGGGTGATCCGCAAGGGCGCCAAACTGCTGCACGCCTACGCGAACGCGACCGTGCCCCGGGTGACCGTGGTGCTGCGCAAGGCCTTCGGCGGCGCCTACATCGTGATGAACTCGCGCTCGCTGGGGGCGGACGCGGTGTTCGCCTGGCCCACCGCGGAACTGGCGGTGATGGGCCCCGAAGGCGCGGTGGACGTCATCCACCGCCGGGAACTCGCCGCCGACCCGGCGAGCCGCGACGAGCTGATCGAGCGGTACCGGTCGACGGTGATGAGCGCGGAGGTGGCGGCGGGCAGGCTGTCGGTGGACGAGGTGATCACCCCGGAACGCACCCGGCAGGTGGTGAGCACGGTGCTGCGCGCCCGTGCGCGGGGCATGCAGCACCGCTACCGCCACGACAACCTGCCGCAGTGA